The following are from one region of the Rosistilla carotiformis genome:
- a CDS encoding nitroreductase family protein, whose translation MLHGDATDRFVGTLAEHPRQAAPSSGGHRLVPWCWFGYDFGIYLSTNLPAAESHMQPPSIHQLIRTRRTIKPAQMDARPIDRDQIQTLLEDANWAPTHGLTEPWRFTVFLGDARKRLAQMLAQTYREITPPGEFKQNKFDSFAVNPTLAPLVIAIGMKRQPSKKISEIDEIAAVACAVQNIHLSATALGLGGFWSSNPAACSDAMRNFVGLGEEDRVLGLFYVGYPATDWPAGTRQPIADKVRWETE comes from the coding sequence GTGCTTCACGGCGACGCGACCGATCGCTTCGTGGGAACGCTGGCTGAACACCCACGGCAAGCGGCGCCGTCTTCGGGTGGTCACAGGTTGGTGCCGTGGTGTTGGTTCGGGTACGATTTCGGGATCTATCTCTCGACCAACCTTCCCGCAGCGGAAAGCCACATGCAGCCACCATCGATCCATCAATTGATTCGCACGCGACGCACGATCAAGCCCGCCCAAATGGACGCGCGGCCCATCGATCGCGATCAAATTCAGACCCTTTTGGAAGACGCCAATTGGGCGCCGACGCATGGGCTGACCGAACCTTGGCGGTTCACGGTCTTTCTTGGCGACGCACGGAAACGGCTGGCGCAGATGCTGGCGCAAACCTACCGCGAAATCACTCCGCCGGGCGAATTCAAGCAGAACAAATTCGACAGTTTTGCCGTCAACCCCACCCTTGCGCCACTGGTCATTGCGATCGGCATGAAACGCCAGCCCAGCAAAAAGATCTCGGAGATCGACGAAATCGCCGCCGTCGCTTGCGCCGTACAGAACATCCATCTTTCGGCGACCGCGCTTGGCCTGGGTGGCTTTTGGTCGTCCAACCCGGCTGCCTGCAGCGACGCGATGCGAAACTTCGTCGGACTAGGAGAAGAGGACCGCGTGCTAGGACTGTTTTATGTGGGCTACCCGGCCACGGACTGGCCCGCGGGGACGCGCCAGCCGATCGCCGACAAAGTGCGGTGGGAAACAGAGTAG